In the Candidatus Electrothrix sp. GW3-4 genome, one interval contains:
- a CDS encoding serine protease: MGKQNISDDDIQQATCAVLNDKGEPVGTAWLVSSEGHLLTAGHLLGTAEPKKEIYVQFLGEAPCLANRVSWGYQKEMGIDYAVLKLDFQSEQYRFLPIQLIESASSNLGEFRLYGFGISLKYMCACKGHFIGNYERLNCHRVFRFRSEDADERGYSGSAIFSDKLQAVVALQIQAIPAEGTVFGMPLYRIADLWKPLQDISEGNAVKLNPQKRGLYIIQLGNVIKTKNYENAVYRMAFAIICNLAGEKKAEEVRPIFTPYLENSYSREVNKKERILNDFFGQHYKVHNLIQEVCNNHNGIFICISELNVITKHRGWFKRFQEDFILFFTDRFRINFCFDSSYFIHYDDKEHFQNRMR; this comes from the coding sequence ATGGGCAAACAAAATATATCTGATGATGATATTCAACAGGCTACCTGTGCTGTCTTAAATGATAAGGGTGAGCCAGTTGGTACTGCTTGGCTTGTGAGTAGTGAGGGGCATCTGCTGACAGCAGGTCATTTATTGGGGACGGCAGAACCTAAGAAAGAAATTTATGTCCAATTCTTAGGAGAGGCCCCTTGCCTTGCAAATAGGGTCAGCTGGGGATATCAAAAGGAGATGGGGATTGATTATGCCGTGCTAAAATTAGATTTTCAATCGGAGCAATATCGCTTCTTGCCGATACAATTAATAGAATCCGCATCAAGTAATTTAGGTGAATTTCGACTTTATGGATTTGGAATAAGTCTTAAATATATGTGTGCCTGTAAAGGACATTTTATAGGGAATTACGAACGGTTGAACTGCCATCGTGTTTTTAGGTTTAGAAGTGAAGATGCAGATGAACGAGGTTATAGCGGCAGTGCTATTTTCAGTGATAAATTGCAAGCTGTTGTAGCGTTGCAGATTCAGGCAATCCCAGCGGAAGGTACAGTTTTTGGAATGCCGCTGTATCGTATTGCCGATCTTTGGAAACCTCTCCAGGATATTTCAGAGGGAAATGCTGTAAAACTAAATCCGCAAAAAAGGGGATTGTATATCATACAGCTCGGAAATGTTATAAAAACTAAAAATTACGAGAATGCAGTGTACAGGATGGCATTCGCGATAATTTGCAATCTTGCAGGAGAAAAGAAAGCTGAAGAAGTACGTCCGATATTTACTCCATATTTAGAAAATTCCTATAGTAGAGAGGTAAATAAGAAAGAGAGAATATTAAATGATTTTTTTGGGCAACACTACAAAGTTCATAATTTAATTCAAGAAGTTTGTAATAACCATAATGGAATATTTATTTGTATCAGTGAGTTGAATGTGATAACCAAGCATAGAGGATGGTTTAAAAGATTTCAAGAAGATTTTATTTTGTTCTTCACTGATAGATTCAGGATTAATTTTTGTTTCGACTCTTCTTATTTTATACATTACGACGACAAGGAACACTTTCAGAATCGGATGAGGTGA
- a CDS encoding CU044_2847 family protein: MMKVIRERIGETDVLIQAMDDRLEGLNVPVDTGIEDDIQDAYAKAKTVIKNMAKDLGNDLNKFREESGVKQMEVEFSLGFSAQTKVWVIGVKADSVLKVKLIW; encoded by the coding sequence ATGATGAAAGTCATACGAGAACGTATTGGAGAGACTGATGTTTTGATCCAGGCTATGGATGATAGATTGGAAGGGTTAAATGTCCCCGTCGATACCGGTATTGAAGATGATATTCAGGATGCATATGCAAAGGCAAAAACTGTCATTAAGAATATGGCTAAAGATCTCGGTAATGACTTAAATAAATTTCGTGAAGAAAGCGGTGTTAAGCAGATGGAAGTAGAATTCTCTCTTGGATTCTCAGCTCAAACGAAAGTATGGGTTATAGGAGTAAAAGCGGATTCTGTCTTAAAAGTAAAATTAATTTGGTAA
- a CDS encoding methylated-DNA--[protein]-cysteine S-methyltransferase gives MISTSTVLTPLGQLALFADDHALFSICFPGTRKRQRPPARLAGDDHPLLCQAKAQLEEYFQGKRKTFDLLLCPQGTAFQQAVWTIIEQIPFGQTRTYGEIATLLGNNNKARAVGGAANKNPLPIVIPCHRVIGSSGSLTGFAGGLTIKRYLLNLEQRVAGQQ, from the coding sequence ATGATCTCTACAAGCACCGTTCTTACCCCCCTTGGCCAACTTGCGCTTTTTGCCGATGACCATGCCCTGTTCAGCATCTGTTTTCCTGGCACCAGGAAGAGACAAAGACCGCCTGCTCGCCTGGCAGGGGATGATCATCCCCTGCTCTGCCAGGCCAAGGCCCAACTTGAAGAGTATTTCCAGGGAAAGAGGAAAACATTTGACCTCCTGCTTTGCCCGCAGGGAACAGCCTTTCAACAGGCCGTATGGACCATTATAGAGCAAATCCCCTTTGGCCAAACCAGGACCTATGGTGAGATTGCAACGCTGCTCGGTAATAACAATAAGGCCAGGGCCGTGGGTGGGGCAGCCAATAAAAATCCCCTGCCCATTGTCATTCCCTGCCATCGGGTCATTGGGAGCAGCGGAAGCCTGACCGGGTTTGCCGGAGGATTGACAATAAAGCGATATCTCCTTAACTTGGAGCAGCGGGTTGCAGGGCAACAGTAA
- a CDS encoding peptide chain release factor 3, whose protein sequence is MKKVPIILTIGQADKVSFVSSKLKREIEKRRTFGIISHPDAGKTTLTEKLLLFGGAIKMAGAVKSRKTANHATSDWMSIEQERGISVTTSVMKFNYRDFEINLLDTPGHQDFSEDTYRVLTAVDSALMVIDSAKGVEAQTTKLMEVCRMRNTPIITFINKLDRDGMDPLDILADIEEKLQIECAPLSWPIGMGKGFKGVYDLHRNELSLFTPSQETRPEDRITVKGLDDPRLDELLGGPDAEQLREDVALLHGAANPFEYEEYLKAGQTPVFFGSAINNFGVKELLDNFIELSPPPGPRAALSREVAPHEEAFSGFTFKIQANMDPAHRDRIAFFRICSGKFTRGMRVRHHRLGKEVNLSKATVFMAQNRANVDEAYPGDIIGIHNHGTIKIGDTFTDKEQLKFTGIPNFAPEHFRRVLLKNPLKTKQLHKGLVQMAEEGAVQLFRPVMGSDYILGAVGVLQFEVTMARLKAEYNVDAIYEVVQYNLARWVTCDDAKKLKTFEAKNQGNLAHDAEGHLAFLADGQWRLNHTAELFPDIVFHKTREHN, encoded by the coding sequence TTGAAAAAAGTACCCATAATCCTAACCATCGGTCAAGCCGATAAGGTATCCTTTGTGAGCAGTAAGCTGAAAAGAGAAATAGAAAAACGGCGCACCTTTGGCATTATCAGTCATCCGGATGCGGGCAAGACCACCCTGACGGAAAAACTCCTGCTCTTTGGCGGGGCGATCAAGATGGCGGGCGCGGTGAAATCCCGCAAGACCGCCAACCATGCCACCAGCGATTGGATGTCCATTGAGCAGGAGCGCGGTATCTCAGTGACCACCTCGGTGATGAAGTTTAATTACCGGGATTTTGAGATCAACCTCCTGGATACCCCAGGCCATCAGGATTTCTCCGAAGATACCTACCGGGTCCTTACGGCTGTGGACTCGGCCCTGATGGTGATTGATTCAGCCAAGGGCGTAGAGGCCCAGACCACCAAGCTGATGGAGGTCTGCCGGATGCGCAATACGCCCATCATCACCTTTATCAATAAACTGGACCGGGACGGCATGGACCCCTTAGATATCCTTGCCGATATTGAAGAGAAACTCCAGATCGAATGTGCGCCCCTGTCCTGGCCCATTGGCATGGGCAAGGGCTTCAAGGGGGTGTACGACCTCCATCGTAATGAGCTCAGCCTTTTTACCCCGAGCCAGGAGACCCGTCCAGAGGATCGGATCACGGTCAAGGGCCTGGATGATCCCCGCTTAGATGAGCTCCTGGGCGGACCTGATGCGGAGCAGCTGCGGGAGGATGTGGCGTTGCTCCATGGTGCGGCCAATCCCTTTGAGTATGAGGAGTATCTCAAGGCAGGTCAGACCCCGGTCTTCTTTGGCAGTGCCATTAATAACTTTGGCGTCAAAGAGCTGCTGGATAATTTTATCGAGCTTTCTCCGCCTCCTGGCCCCCGCGCTGCCCTCTCCCGGGAAGTGGCGCCCCATGAAGAGGCCTTTAGCGGCTTTACCTTTAAGATCCAGGCCAATATGGACCCGGCCCATCGTGACCGCATCGCCTTTTTCCGGATCTGCTCAGGCAAGTTTACCCGGGGGATGCGGGTCAGGCATCACCGCCTGGGTAAGGAGGTCAATCTGAGCAAGGCCACGGTCTTCATGGCCCAGAACCGGGCCAATGTGGATGAGGCCTATCCCGGAGATATCATTGGCATCCATAACCACGGCACCATCAAGATTGGTGATACCTTTACCGATAAAGAACAGCTCAAGTTCACGGGTATCCCTAACTTTGCCCCTGAACATTTTCGCCGGGTCCTGTTAAAGAATCCGCTCAAGACCAAGCAACTCCATAAGGGCCTGGTACAGATGGCGGAAGAGGGGGCTGTACAGCTCTTTCGTCCGGTGATGGGCAGTGATTATATCCTCGGCGCAGTGGGGGTGCTCCAGTTTGAAGTGACCATGGCCCGGCTCAAGGCCGAGTATAATGTGGATGCGATTTACGAAGTGGTGCAGTATAACCTGGCCCGTTGGGTGACCTGTGATGATGCGAAAAAGCTCAAGACCTTTGAGGCCAAGAATCAGGGCAATCTGGCCCATGATGCGGAGGGGCATCTGGCCTTTCTGGCGGACGGGCAATGGCGGCTCAACCATACTGCTGAGCTCTTCCCGGATATCGTCTTTCACAAGACCAGGGAGCATAACTGA